The sequence below is a genomic window from Ficedula albicollis isolate OC2 chromosome 2, FicAlb1.5, whole genome shotgun sequence.
TCCAGCTGTGCAACACAGAAAATTTCACAGGTTTTCCTGTGGGGGAGAAGGCtccaaacaaacacaacacaaaccccaaaccataaCTTTAGTGTttgaattttctgtgatttatggctgagagaagctgctgtgcagtgctgatGGCCTCTTCTCTGCACACTCCTCATCTTGCTAATCTCAGGGATCAAGAAGCCAGGCAAGGGCTTCTTTCTGCTCTTGCCTGGTGTGAGACCAGCCTTGGCATGCCCAGGGCTGTtagcaggagagctggggaaagtCACCCCAAGCCATGCAGTCTTCCCCTCCAAGGCTCCAGAGATACAAAGGCACAAAGCTGTAGCCTAAGCTGTATTGCACTAGCATCTTGTTGAGCTTGTCTGTCCTCTGGCATCCTTCAGGGCGGCCAGTGTAAATCTAAGCTGCTTTCTTAGGGAATTCAGGCTTTGCCCAAACTGGGGCCTTGCTGAAGGCAAAGGCCGAGGAAGGGCTCTCActtgtgctgccagtgccatGGAAGGCCCCAGAGCAAGAGGgcagtcctggctgctgggatcGCATCTTCACAGTCTGGCCTTCAGGTTAGCAAAATCCATACGAATATCCTGGCACATTCCAGCACCGACTTTCACTCCAAACCTTCACATTTTCTACCAGGagaattctgatttttccttctgcttggaAGTGGATGGATTCCTTTGGTTGATGTACTCGGCAGAAAGGTTCTTCTCACATGGAAATGCTTCCTGGCAGTGTGAAACTCTTCTGTGCACCGACAACCCATTCTGTCCCACTTGATCACAAGAACCACCGTGTAAAAGCAGCacctttctcttctctgggaGGAGCTGGTTTCACAGCCCAGCCATCTGCATCTGACATGATGCAGATGGTCCCTGGAGGGAGGTTGTGGAGCTAAATGGGGGTCATTATATTAGCTCAGGGAACAAACAACACGACCAGAGGAAATTACCTCAAATTGCACCAcagaaggtttagattggatctctaggaaatatttcttcaacaAAAAGGGTATCAAGCTTGGGAGCAGGCTGTCTATGGCAATGTCTGAGTCACTACCCTCAGAAAGGTTTAAAAGGCACGTGCATGTGGCATTTGAGGACCTGACTGATTGGTGGAGTAAACAATGTTAAGTTTGCAGTTGCACTGTGTGATCTTTTTCAACCTCAATGACACAGAGATTTAAGTGTAGCTCAACCAGTGTGGAGTCAAAGCTTAGACTCAATGATCCCTAAGGGTGCCTTCCAACATGGATATCTATGAGATTGCCAATTGAGGCAGCTGAtaagaaagacaaaagagagACCAAGGGAAGTTCTTTGGAGAAGATTCAATCAAAAGCAGCCTTAACCAGTACACCAGGGCCACTCTGAGTGGCTGAGCTGGGGTGGGGACAAAGAGTGGACTTGGCTGGGTTGTGATATGGTGTGGCACCTGTGACATCAGGGGGGCCATGTCACAATGGGGGCAGCTATAAAAGGCCCCAGCAGGTAATGCTGGCCCTGTATTGCTTGGGCAAGTGGTGAGTGCACATGTGGTGGGGGGGCTGCGCTGAGGACAAGGGCTGGGGCAGAAACACTGCTCAAAGGCTGGGTTCTGCATGCAAGGACAGCCCCTCAAGGCAGAGCCTAGGCCAGGGCAcggtgctgctggggcagtgggaaaggccttcctgccctcctgtCTTGGGCCCTGTCCTTCCTGCACCCAGATCCCTACATCcttgctgcccacactgccagCTGCCTCCCTCTTTGTCCCTCTCAAGGccttctctccatccttctGCAGACCATGGATTCCTGGGTATTCTGGTTCTTACTCGTGCAAAGCGTAATCCAGTTCCCGCAGCACGTGGGCGATGGTTTGGATGAGGTGACGCATCTGCGAATGGAAGAACGTGCGAAGCTCCAGGAACAGAAGAAGATTCAGCTAGAGCGGGAGGTGGAGCAGATCGTGCTGATGCAGGGTGgcacatcctggggacacctgctCTGGCCTGCCTTGCAGCCCTTGCAGGTCTGGCCATTTGCTGGGCTCTTGGTTCTTCTCTTGGCTGTATGGTTTATGTGGAGGAAAAGAAGCCGTGAGGCAGAAAGCAGTGAcgaggagaagaaggaaaaggaagacgaggaagaggaagaggaagaggaagagacaTGGGCATATGATCTGAGATGGCTTCTAGATGAGCGCATACAGTGGCCTGTACAGGACTTGCAGACTGGTTGCAAAAGGACAATGGCCCTGATAGACAACTTCACAAGTGTCATTGGGCGTGCCTTGACTGGGACTTTTTACCCGGTGCTGCAACAAGCCATTGGTTTTGGCAGTGCCTTCGAAGGTTGGACTTCTCGTGAGGAGGAAGTTGTGTACCGTGTGCTCATACCCCTGACTCCTCCCCTGGGCCACACCTTCCATGTGGAGCGTGATGGTGACCCGCAGAAGCCCGGCAGGAACTTCCGTGTCCGCGTGGAGCTGGAGTGCAGCTGCCCGCGGCAGCATCAGGGTGCGAACCCACTGTGCTTCCTGCACCATGCTGACGAGGTTAGGAGGAGGACTCGGCAGTCCAACCTCCTAGACAGCCTGTGCACCGGCTTCTATCTCGATGTGCAGAAAACTGTCCTCTGGTTCTGCGCACTGGTGAGAGCAAGCTGGCGGCGTTTGCCCCAGTCACGCAGTTGGCATTTagtgctgctgggctccacACGCTCCTGCAACCTCAGGCTGAACAACGACCAAGAAAGTTTCCTGGTCAAGGTGCTGTTCGGGGTGCAGCGACACGCCTCAGACATCTTTATCACCAGCCGGACTCGAGGGGCCCGGACGCCAAGCATAATGTGGCCTGAGACCTACGCCATTGCAGAGACAAAGTTCTTCAGGCACATGGCCAGGCGGGTCCCCCAGGACAGCTCACACCTCAAatgcctgcagctccttgccTGTGTTCTTGCGCGCAAGGACTTTTCCATCCATTCCGTCAAGACCATCATCATGCGCCTGCTGAACACCGTACCGGTGTCACGGTGGCACAGGAGATATTTCCTGCTTCAGCTGTCGgatgccctggagcagctgcgCTTATCTCTGGAAGAGAAACACCTGGAGCATTTTATTTTGGGCAACCAGAGGCTTCCAGATGAGATCAGGTTGCCCCAAGATGTACGAAGAGCTAAGCCACCCAACCTCTTCCATGGCCTGGTTCAGGATCCAGCCACCCACTCCCTGGCGATGCAAACCTACTTCGATCTGCACCATCGCCTTGCAAGAGTGCTGGCCTATGGCCACTTATAGTGGGgctcatagaatcacagaatcagagaatcacagaaccactaggttggaagagacctagATTTAAGGTCATTGAATCCAACCCATGCTCTAACAccacctcaactaaaccatgaCACTGCAGGCCatatccaatttttttttaaacatatccagggatggtgactccacaacctcccccaggcagacaattccagtatAACTCCTTcaaaaaacactttttcctaatatccaacctaaatttcccttggcacagcttaagactgtCCACTCGTTCTGTCAGTTATTGCCTGGAAAAAGAGATAACTCCCACCTGActacaaccacctttcaggcagttgtagagagtgataaggccacctctgagtctccttttctccaggctaaacaactcCAGCTCACTCAGCCATTCCTCATAGGGCTTGTGCTCCAAGTccttcaccagccttgctgcccttctctgaacATGTCTGCTTGCGGGGCTTGCAGCTGGTGGCAGAGAACCAGCTTTTAGTGCCATGACAAAGACAGGAACGAGTGGGATACACAGACAGATAGatatatgtatctatatctCTAGTGTACATATATAACTGCAAAGATTTTTATTAACAGATGTGATTCTAATAGATATATACTATAGTGATAGTTTATCAATTATCATATTcatttgtaaatatatatatagaacATATATAATGTCACTACCTGTTGTGACATATTAATATTCTGTAGTTAATGCATTTATGAGAGGCAAGATTTTTATTacttatatatatttataaaaatatattatacatatattGTATTTAATACAAAACAACAATTTAACAAAtcaaatggaaattaaataaaaatctatgaTATATAATTCCTAAATAATTGCACagaataatatatatttataattaaatgtatattaaatacataaaatgttatataatgaaaaaatcataataataaatAGGATAATAAAACAATAGAAATTTAGTATGTATATCATGTCACTATCTATAGTGGCAATATTAATACTGTAGTTATTAATTAACACTGTATTAATGACAGGAAAGTTTTctatttcataaatatatttttaaattatatataatgCATATCACATACATAATATTTTTGTATGGAAATATGGCCGTGTACAGTGTCACTATCTGTTGGGACACATATTAATGCTCCATAGTTAGAATATGTAGGACTGTCAAGCATGAAACTGCTTTGCTGTTGTTTCAATAAAATGCAATCTTGCAGAATCTAGAGTATGGAAGACTTTTTTGATCTCAGCCAGACCTACAGTACTGGTAAATGTCACATGCTGGGAATCTGGGCTCGTGAAGAGTCTCCTTGAACTCAGCCAAACTTACAGTGTGGATTTGGTTCTAATTAGAAATTAAGCCCAGGTGCCTCCGGCCCCTCTgatcccagaatcacagaacggcTTGGCTTGGAAGGGTTCTTAGAAATAGTCTTGTTGCAACCCTGCTGCCAAGGGCAGGGGTGGAGGGACACCCTCCACCaggccaggttgctccaagcccaatCCAACCTGGCCCagaacactgccagggagggggcagccacagcttctgtgggcacTGTGGCCCAGGGCCTCACCAGCCTCAGAGGCCAGAATTTCTTCCACATCTCCAGCCTAAGCCCGCCCTCTGCCAGTGGGAAGCCACTGCCCTTGgtgctgtccctctgcaggtCTCTGGTGGGCCTCTGCAGGGACTGGAAGGCTGCGGGAAGGTGCCCCAGGAGAAGCCCTTGGAGAACACTGGGGGCCTGGAGGGCCAGCACCGTGGCAGCAAGCGGGGCCTGGAGAACACTGGGGGCCTGGAGTGCCAGCACCGTGGCAGCAAGCGGGGCCTGGCATGGCCGTCGGGGCAGGAGGGCGCTGAGGCCCTGCCAGTGggctcccacagctctgcatccctcagggctgaggcagcttcccaggcacagctggctggggaCATGCTGCCGcctggtgccacccccagggGCATTCCTGTTCTGGGGCCAGAGTCACTTGTGGCTGTGAGATGAGTCATGCAGGGCCAGCGTGACTTGGGTGCCCAGGGTGGTGACAAGTGTGCAGGGAAAAATGCCAGCCCGGGAAGAAGCAACAACAGATATCCCCCAGCATGGCCATAGTAATACTGGTGTCCTACACCGGCTGTCCTTCCATGTGGAAATAGCAGAGATGTATATATATTATCTATAAATAATAAGTACCTTTCAGTACCAATAAAGCTTCACCAATATTGGATGGGCATTGCACAGCTTTCATCACTGCAAAATTACCAGGAAAAAGGGCCAGCAGAGGTAGCAGGCCAACAGAGGCACAACTGGGAACTGAAGACGAGTTTTTGGCACAAAATCTTTCTTCAGGTCTGAAATGTATGAAATAGTTTTTTTCAGAGACTAATTAGATATGTAGGAGTCAGACCATCCTGAAAGTAAAGGCAACTGATTTCCACAAAGAAGGGACAGTAGCGGAAAGGCGGGATGagaggaagaattaaaaaaacctgcagctttGCATACAAAACAGTCTCTTAACAGGGCTTCTTAGGAGTGTAAGAAGATGCTGGGCCATTCACTCCTTTTTTGTTCTCTATTTCTCATTGTCTCTTTTTTGGTCATATCTGCATGTCTTTTTGTTCTGCTGACTGTGTTTCCATACCATGTTTCTCGCTATTCTCACCTTCCACAATTCCAGCAGTGTTACAAGTCCTAGCAAGCAGatatattaattaattcagCTACAATGTAGAAACCTCtcacttttcaatttttttgtcagGAACCATTAAGCAATGCAATGATGTAATCAGTTCCTTATGGTAGAAGTTGACTGGAAACTGCTAGAAGCCTGCCaccagaagaaacatttttattttggagaatGAAATAGCAGATAGTATTCCACTAAATCACAACAGTAAGGCAAAAGGTGTAAATAAGAAGCTGGAAGCTACTTGTATAACAGAAAAAACTGGCTCAGCAACACTGAGAGTATAAATAAGTAAGGCAAAAGGTGTAAATAAGAAGCTGGAAGCTACTTGTATAACAGAACAAACTGGCTCAGCAACACTGAGAATAATTCCCGACTCAACTCAGCCAGGAAGCACAAACAATAAATATCAAAGCAGGCAGGATGCACtaaggaacagcagcagaacacacTCTGACGTTATTGGTACACTCATCATTTAATTTCAGATGAATCAAAGCTGTGAGCCAAGGCTGGGGATCATGTAATCCAGCTCTGCTAACACACACACTTTGCAAACATCACAGCCTAAGTGCTGAGCTCAGGGACAGTGCTGGACAGCTCTCTTAAATAAACTACAACAGGGACACCAGCTTACGCAGAACAATGGAGAGGGATAAATCTGGAATGAATAAGATGAGCTAAAGACAGCAGTGATTAAATTAAATACTAATATCACTGTGTGAATCAGATGTGGAATTAGATCCAGAATTTTCTTTGGGGATTGCTGGACAGACACTGttggttttttcagttttatttgacTGTGCAAGAGTGGTTTTATGGTGTCCCTTGtcctggaaaaataataataaagcgCCACAAAAGAGAGTGGATGCCAGGCAGCAGGCTGAGGTGCGGTCTGGATGACCAGCACGGAGCTGAGGGGAtgtgggctgtgggaaggaagCCTGTGCAGCAATGCCGGCTGGGGACCGCACCTGTCTCCTCACGGGCTTCCCACAACGGGTGCCGGACCTCTGGCACCTCCGAGGAGGCACAGACTGAGAAAAACCTCAAGCCTGCCATTGAGAAGAGGGATTCtcaggaaaatgctgcttgagacacagccagccccagcGTTGCCATGACATGACACCGCAATATAAGAGAGATATTAAGCTATGAAAGAGTGACCAAAGGAGGGCAACCAAGATGGCGAAGGGCCGTGAGGGGAAGCCGTACagggagtggctgaggtcacttggtcgGTCTAACCtagaggagactgaggggagaaCTCATCAGAGTCTACAGTTTCCTcatgaagggaggaggaggcacaggcactgatctcttttCTCTGGTGACACGACCCGACGGACTGGCCTGGAGTTGtatcaggggaggtttaggttggatattagcATAAAattcttcccccagaggtggctgggcactggaacaggttcctCAGGGAAGTTGTCGCAGCACCAAGTCTGACACAGTTCAAGAAGCGTCTGGACAACGCTCCAGGTGCATGGACTCTtggggctgccctgtgcagggccaggagtcGGACTCCACGATCCCTGCGGGTCCCTTCCGAGTCAGGAGGCGCTGTAAcaccctcccttcccctccgctccgctccgccgttcgcaggggggggggggggggggggggggggggggggggggggggggggggggggggggggggggggggggggggggggggggggggggggggggggggggggggggggggggggggggggggggggggggggggggggggggggggggggggggggggggggggggggggggggggggggggggggggggggggggggggggggggggggggggggggggggggggggggggggggggggggggggggggggggggggggggggggggggggggggggggggggggggggggggggggggggggggggggggggggggggggggggggggggggggggggggggggggggggggggggggggggggggggggggggggggggggggggggggggggggggggggggggggggggggggggggggggggggggcgggggtCAAAGCAGGGGCACTCGGCGGCGGTGTCACGGCGAgtggcatcatgctcagtgaCCCCCGAGACCCTGGACACATTTCTCCTCCGACCCTGTTGATGGTATTTGCACTTAAGAGAACTCTCGGCCGCCTTCAGAAGGGGAGTGCGAGGCAAATGTGTCTGGCCAGCTACAAAGAAAGCCTGGTACACAGGGAGTAATCAAGAACTGCAGCAGAGAACATCTCGTGTTGCTTGGAGCAGGCCCAGGGTGCCCTGCTCTGCGGGGGATTCGGTAGCGGGAGCGCAGCCAGGGGAAATGTGAAGAGGTAGGGCGGACATAAAGCAAGGTGGTTGCAGTGACTCCTCCACGTGGTGAGGAATGTGCAGTCAGATTGACTTTGTTGTTCAGGTGCAGCCGGTGAAGCAGTCAGGTTGTCTTGTGCAGGGTAAATGTTCAGACGCTGCGAAGAAAGGGATTGCTATGTTTCTTTCTGGAACTTCCCTGTTTAAGTCTGCTCTGATCACTTAAGCAAACAAGATTTTCCTTGTCCCCCCCTTATTGGTGAGGCTGGTTGCTCCTGCTTTCCGGCCTAGTTGGTTCCTCTCTGCTCATTCACATGAAACTCTTTAAGTGCAAGAAGAGAGCATGTAACTTGAAGTGTAAGAGTGGCCTGGGTTGCTTCTTTTACAGCCAGTTTTTGATGAATTGAAGTGTTgaaacaaatttcaaaaatcCCTGGTACAGCCTCGAAGGCTGGAGTAATAGCAGGCTGCCACAGCAAGGTGGCCCTGTTCCACCGCCCAGCTGAACATCGTGCTGTACCTCTTGCATCAGGCTTAGGGATCAGCTGGCTTTTTCAAAGTTGCTTTTTCCAGTGCATCAAGGCTTTCTGGACATGGcatgcactgcagctgcacagcctaGCAGTAGGATGGGAAAAGTGCCATGAGCACccctgttccagcagcagcttttcagaCTTGCACTTAAATCTAGTGTTAAACTGGCATGAGCACccctgttccagcagcagctgctcagactTGCACTTAAATCTAGTGTTAAACTGCAACTACTCTTTGTTTTGAGTCTAAACTTTGACTCAAATTTGAAAACCAGTGTTTCGTATCGTGCAGTAGCCTGTGTCAAGGGTTCTCAAACTTGACTGGGGTGTGGTAAAGATGCATGCATGTTGACAGATAACAAAACACTGCCTTTCTGCTAGAGATCCTTTTGCTATTTAAGACTTGGCAAAAATTGCTGCCCTCACTATCTCAATTATTTAAGTGCTGAAATACCCCAGATCAGCCAAATTCCATTAAACACAAACTGCAAAGGAAAGTTATCTTAAACAAGCAATGTACCAGTTGCAAAGTTGTTATATTTACTCCCCAAGGAAGAAAGGATTCTCACCAAGAGGGGGGTGAAGACGTTAGCCAAACATAATGTGTCATTTTTTTGTTAGATGAGCTTTAACTTAGACTACTGTAAATTGAATGAAAAAACATGGAGAAGGAAGATAAGGAGCTTTtgggattaaaaataaaaataaaccccaaagcCTTCATTACTATCTTACAGCTTTTTCTAAGTAGTACTTTGCTGTTGCAGTTCTGAAATTAATGAAGTTTGCATGGATTATTGCTGAGTATGTTTCACTTCAAAGCTGGTTATTCCCCAGAAGTCAGAGGCTTTGCATGTCTGTTAATACAGTACTTTCCAGGCCACTTTTCAAATACAAACTTCTGGGTTTTGACTCAATGCCAGAGGAGCAAAATAACATCCTTATCTTTGCAGCTGTGACCACAACATAAAATCGAGCAGGAAGAAGAGCTGATGCTGGGGGTTGTTTTCACTACACTTAAGGCACCTTGAGAGTTGGACCTCACACAAAGAGACAGCCCACTCACACCCTCC
It includes:
- the LOC101812887 gene encoding inositol 1,4,5-trisphosphate receptor-interacting protein-like 1 translates to MEERAKLQEQKKIQLEREVEQIVLMQGGTSWGHLLWPALQPLQVWPFAGLLVLLLAVWFMWRKRSREAESSDEEKKEKEDEEEEEEEEETWAYDLRWLLDERIQWPVQDLQTGCKRTMALIDNFTSVIGRALTGTFYPVLQQAIGFGSAFEGWTSREEEVVYRVLIPLTPPLGHTFHVERDGDPQKPGRNFRVRVELECSCPRQHQGANPLCFLHHADEVRRRTRQSNLLDSLCTGFYLDVQKTVLWFCALVRASWRRLPQSRSWHLVLLGSTRSCNLRLNNDQESFLVKVLFGVQRHASDIFITSRTRGARTPSIMWPETYAIAETKFFRHMARRVPQDSSHLKCLQLLACVLARKDFSIHSVKTIIMRLLNTVPVSRWHRRYFLLQLSDALEQLRLSLEEKHLEHFILGNQRLPDEIRLPQDVRRAKPPNLFHGLVQDPATHSLAMQTYFDLHHRLARVLAYGHL